From Drosophila virilis strain 15010-1051.87 chromosome X, Dvir_AGI_RSII-ME, whole genome shotgun sequence, the proteins below share one genomic window:
- the LOC6632062 gene encoding C-type lectin 37Da, whose product MHPQQEAHLILLRLVILSCCCAPALTYLPDVNIFTNYRTEVYNGIPSDIDTTPFIRIGDNYYYIEPMNKVNWFQAAAACRMMNAHLASIEDKPELEALVKYIKAKGFKNNDYFWISGNDLGTEGAFYWLSTGRPMTFAPWNGPKQMPDNYGGNENCVHMFGTRELINDANCKILMLYVCEASDPKTFKFTYIKW is encoded by the exons ATGCATCCACAACAAGAAGCACACCTAATACTGTTGCGCCTGGTAATCCTGAGCTGCTGTTGTGCTCCGGCGCTCACCTATCTGCCGGATGTGAATATATTCACAAACTACCGCACGGAGGTGTACAATG GCATTCCGTCGGACATTGATACGACACCGTTTATACGGATTGGCGACAACTATTACTACATTGAGCCGATGAACAAGGTGAACTGGTTCCAGGCAGCGGCTGCCTGCCGCATGATGAACGCTCACTTGGCCTCCATTGAGGATAAGCCGGAACTGGAGGCGCTGGTCAAGTATATTAAGGCCAAGGGCTTCAAGAATAACGATTACTTTTGGATATCCGGCAATGATCTGGGCACCGAGGGCGCCTTCTACTGGCTATCAACTGGCCGCCCCATGACCTTTGCACCCTGGAACGGACCCAAACAGATGCCCGACAATTACGGCGGCAACGAGAATTGCGTCCACATGTTCGGCACCCGGGAGCTGATCAACGATGCCAACTGCAAAATATTGATGCTGTACGTGTGCGAGGCCAGCGATCCGAAGACCTTTAAGTTTACCTACATCAAGTGGTAA